The Terriglobales bacterium region CGAGCCGGGACAGACATAGAGCTGGCTGGGCTGCACGATCTCCCCGGGCTCGGCCTCCTTCACCCGGATGGCCGCGATCTCGCCCAACTGCTGGCTGAACTGCGCGGTGAAGCTGGCGGGCATGTGCTGGACCAGCAGCACCGCGCCGGGAAAATCCTTGGGGAAGAGAGGGATGAAGCGCATGAGGGTGGCGGGGCCGCCGGTGGAGGCGGCGATCACCACGATGGGGAAGCGGCCATTTGTCTTCCCCGGCTGGGGCGCAGGGGCGGCAGGCGCGGGACGGGGCGCGGCGGGGACGGAGGCCGCGGCCGGCGGCGGTGCGGAAGCGGGCGCGGCGGCGAAGCCTTGGGAGGTCTTGGGACGGACGGCGGTGCGCACCACGCGCACCTTGGCGGCCATCTTGAGCTTGCGCAGCAGTTCGTCGCGCACGCTGTTCATGTCGAGGTCGACGCCGCTGGAGGGCTTGGCCACGAAGTCGATGGCGCCCAGCTCCAGGGCCTTGAGCGTCGTGTCGGCGCCCTCGCGCGATTCCGAGGAGACGATCACGATGGGCCGGGGATGGCTCGACATGATGACTTCGGTGGCCTGCAGGCCGTCCATGTGCGGCATGTTGATATCCATGGTGATGACGTCGGGCTTGAGCGACTCGGCCAGGCTGACGGCCTCGCGGCCGTCGCGGGCCTCGCCGATGACCTCGAGCTGCGGGTCGGCGAGCAAGATGCTCTGCAGCACCTTGCGCATGAAGGCCGAATCGTCGGCGATCAGCACTCGGATTCGCTTGCCCGTACCGTTCATGCCTGCTTCTCTGTGCTCCCCACCGGCGCGCCTTCCGGCTTGGGTGTCCCGGCGACGCCGATGAGTTCGGCCACCGCCGCCAGGAACTGGTCTTCCTGCACCGGCTTGGTGAGGAAGGCGGAGGCGCCCTCGCGCATGGCGCGGTCGCGGTGCTTGGCGCCGGCGCGCGAGGTGACCACCATCACCGGGATCTTCCTGGTCTCCGGATTCTGCTGCAGGTGCGCGATGAGTTCGTAGCCGTTGGTGCGCGGCATCTCCAGGTCGGTGACCACCAGGTCGCACAGCGTCTGGGTGGCGATCTCCAGGGCCTCCAGGCCGTCGGCGGCCAGGCGCACGCGGTAGCCGGCCTTCTCCAGCATGCGGCCGACGAACTTGCGCACGCTGATGGAATCGTCGGCCAGGACCACCACCTTTTCCGTGGGCACGACGTCGATGGCGGCGGCGGGGATCTCGCCCTGGGCCACGGCCACGGCGCCGGGCGCGAACAGGCGGGCGGCGGTGGCCGCGGTCATGAGCGGGCGGCGCTCGATGGCCTCGCCCGCCACCAGCCGGTTCACGTCGATCAGCAGGATCAGGCTGCCGTCGGGGGCGATGGTGGCCCCGGGGAACAGCTTCAGGTTGCGCAGGTACTCGCCCAGGTTCTTGATGACGATCTCGTCCTTGCGCAGCACCTCCTCCACCACCACGCCCACCTGGCGCCCGGCCACATTGACGATGACCATGCGGTAGTAGCCGTTGACCGGCTTGACCGGCTCCAGGCCGAGGTGAGTGTCGAGGCGCACCACCTCGGTGACCACGTCGCGCACCTTGGTGAGCA contains the following coding sequences:
- a CDS encoding chemotaxis response regulator protein-glutamate methylesterase produces the protein MNGTGKRIRVLIADDSAFMRKVLQSILLADPQLEVIGEARDGREAVSLAESLKPDVITMDINMPHMDGLQATEVIMSSHPRPIVIVSSESREGADTTLKALELGAIDFVAKPSSGVDLDMNSVRDELLRKLKMAAKVRVVRTAVRPKTSQGFAAAPASAPPPAAASVPAAPRPAPAAPAPQPGKTNGRFPIVVIAASTGGPATLMRFIPLFPKDFPGAVLLVQHMPASFTAQFSQQLGEIAAIRVKEAEPGEIVQPSQLYVCPGSHHLRLSPTGRITLDDGPRISGYRPCADVTLETVAAFAGPMTIGVVLTGMGNDSARGVQAVKAAGGHVIAQDEATCVIFGMPSEAIRTGCVDQVLGIDAIYPAVEKRVLYVFGAARVGAL